The window AAATAGGTGTCTGTCCCTTGTATACTTGTATATTACTTGTATATTACCGGTTTAATTGTATCTTTGCTTCTGAATTTTCTATCTCTAACAGCAGTAGTAAGCTCTCCACCACCCTGATTCTTAAGCATTTTTTTTGCAGCTTTTTC of the Candidatus Atribacteria bacterium genome contains:
- a CDS encoding DUF2188 domain-containing protein, with protein sequence MIEFIEIYYKGEKANEDRDRILRYYSQKEAEKAAKKMLKNQGGGELTTAVRDRKFRSKDTIKPVIYK